The segment CCCGAGGAACGCCGCCGGCCTTCCCTCGACCCAGGCCGCCGCGAGGAACGCGAACCCGAGGAATCGCCCCGCCGACGCCACCGCGACGATCCCGCGGTAGCGGGCCGGGTCCAGGGCCGGGAGAAGGTACAGCGCGGCGAGCAGTAGCAAGAAGACGCCGTTCAGCCGGAGGTAGACGGGATCGGGCGGCACCTCGAGGCGGAGCAGCGCCGCCGCCCACCCCGTCGCGGCGAGAATGGCGGCCGCGAACGCGGCGTCGTAGGCCGCGCCGAGGGCCATGGAGCGCGCGACCCATCTCCACCTGCGCCCGGCCACGTCGTCCATGCGTCCCCCGCCGGCATTATAGGCGGCTCCGCTTGGTATACTCCGCCCGCGCCCGCGCCGGGGACCGCGGGAGGGAGGTCCGGGTGCTTCGCGGGATCTGGACGTTCGTGGTCTTCGTCGCCGCGACGGTGGTCTTCGGTGGAACCGCCGCGGCGTGGAGCCTGGTCCGACCGGGGAGCGACATCGTCATGCGCCTGGGCCGCGTCTGGTCCCGCGCGTGCCTCGCCGCGGCCGGCGCGTCGCCTGTTTATCACGGGCTCGAGAACGCGTCGAGGTCGCTGCCGTGCGTGTTCATCTCGAACCACCAGTCCCTGGTGGACATCTGGTCGCTGATCCCGGCGCTTCCCCTCTCCGCGAGGTTCGTGGCGAAGCGCTCGCTGTTCCTGATCCCGTTCCTGGGCTGGGCGCTCACGGCGTCGGGGTTCATCCCGATCGACCGGAGGAACCGCGCGCGGGCCGTGCGCAGCCTCGCGACCGCGGCGGCGAAGGTGCGGGGCGGACGACCGGTTCTCCTGTTCGCCGAGGGGACCCGCAGCCGCGACGGGAGGCTCGGCCCGTTCAAGCGCGGCGCGTTCCACCTGGCGCTCGACGCCGGGGTGCCGGTGGTCCCGGTGGCGGTGTCCGGCTCCGGCCGCGTGCTGCGTCCCGGCGGGATGTTCCGGATCCGGCCGGGGACCGTGCGGGTGAGCTTCGCGCCGCCGCTCGATGCCGCTTCCTACCGCCCGGACGGCCTCGACCGGCTTTCGGCCGACGTCCGCGCGCGGATCGTCGAGCGCCTGCGGCCGGACGAAGTCGACCCAGGGGAGGCGACCCTGCACCCGGAGGCGCTTTGACGCCGGAGAAGCTCGCGGCGCGCCTCAGGCGGCGGATGGCGACCGACCCGCTCCTCCGGGAGGTCCGTGAGGCCGCGCGGGCGAGCGGCGTTCCGGCCTGGCTCGTGGGGGGCGCGGTCCGCGACGCGGCGCTCGGTTGCCCCTCGGAGGATCTCGACGTCGCGGCGGGGCGCGGCGCCGGCCGCCTCGTGCGTGACCTCGGGTCCCTGTGGGGCCATCGGGGCTTCCGCTTCAGGAAGCGCGGCGTCACGACGTGGAGATTCGAGGTTCGCGGAAGGAAGGTGGACGTCGTCGACGCGTCCGGCCGCGGCATCGAGAGGGACCTCCGCCGGAGGGACTTCACCGTGAACGCGATCGCGCTCGATCTCGTCGGGGGGCGAACCCTCGATCCCCTGGGCGGGCTCCGCGATCTCGAGGCGGGCCGGCTCCGTCTCCCGCGTCCGGGCGTCGTGCGCGAGGACCCGGTCCGAGCGCTAAGAGCCTGCCGATTCCTCGCCGAATTCCCCGCGTTCCGCCTCGACCCCGCGGCGAGGAGGGAGGCGAAGGCCGCGGAGCGAGGTCTGAGGCGCGCGTCGGCGGAGCGGGTGCGCGACGAGACGGACAAGATGCTCGTCGCACCTCGGCCCGACCTCGGCCTCGAGACGGTGGAGCGGCTCGGCCTGCTCGGAGCGGTTCTCCCCGAGACGATTCCCCTGCGTCGATGCGTCGCCGGGGAGGGACGGCCCGACGTCTGGCGCCACACGCTCGACGCCCTCGCGAGGAGCGCGGATCCGGGGCGGCTCCCGGGCGCCGCGACCGCCCGGGACCCCGACGCCGCCCGTCTGCTCCGCTGGACGCTCCTCGTGCACGACCTCGCCAAGCCCGAGACGCTCGATCGGAGGGCGGACGGGCGGCCCACGTTCCACGGCCACGAGATCGCCGGCGCGCGCCTCGCCGACGCGATGCTCCGCCGCCTGCGAATGCCGGCCTCCTTCCGGCGCCGCGTGTCCCGACTGGTGCGCTTCCACCTGAGGCCGCATCACCTCGCGGACGCCGGCGCGCCGGAGCGCGGTCTGCGCCGCCTCGTCCGCGACGCGGGCGACGACCTACCCGTCCTGGTCCTGCACGCGGCGTGCGACGCGCTGGCGTCCGGCTCGCCCGATGCCCGGGCGAGGTGGCGGCGCCTGAGGCCCGTCCTCGTGCAGCTGCTCGCGCTCCACGAGCGATCGAAGACGACGCCGCTCCCCACGCTCGTGACGGGGACGGACGTGATGTCCGTTCTCGGGATCCCGCAGGGACCGGAGGTCGGACGGATGCTTTGCGAGATTCGGGAACTCCTGGAGGACGGTGTCGTCACCTCGCGGGAGGAGGCGATGGAGTGGCTCCGCGAGGCTCGCTGAGCTAGGATCTCCTTCCGCCTCCGATCGCAGCAGGAAACCCGCTAGTTGCATGCGTGCCCGAGATTCCGCGAGCGGAGACAAGAACGAGATCGGGGGGTGAAAGGCGGTGGGTGTGGAGCCCGCGGGACGGTGATTTTGCGTTCCGTGAGACGTCTCTGGAGTCTGGCAGCATGAGCGACGAGCAAAAGTTCTCGGATACTCGCCGGGACGGCCCGATTCACCATCTCTGCGAAAGCTGCGGAACCACGCGGTTCCGTCCTTGGGTCGGTTTCCAGGATGAGGCCCTCGAGTACGAGGGGCGTGTCTGCCGATGTCGGCGGTGCGGGCTCGGATGCCTGGTCCCGAGGCCGTCTGTCGAACAACTCGATCGGGCCTACGCCAGCGGCTACTATGCGTACCACGAGCCTCCGGTCGGGGGAAACGCGGCATTACTCGAGAGGCTGCGGCGAATCGTAGACGCCCCGCCCGCGTCGCCTTTCGCGGCGGATCTCAAGTTGCATTTTGCCGAATGGGCGACCGGCCGAACCATCCCGCTGAAGTACTGGGTACCACTCCGCATGGATCCACGAAAGAGGATCCTCGACTATGGCTGTGGCACCGGCTACTACCTCAGTCTCCTTTCCCGGATCGGGCGCACGGATCTGCACGGCTACGACGTGACGCCGAATCCGGATGCGCGTCGGGCACTCCCCGATGTCGACTTCCGATACTCGGCCAACCTGCGCGACGCCGAATTCGAGCCCGGGTCCTTCGACCTCATATCGGTAATTCAGACGCTCGAACACGTGCCGGATCCACGTAGATGCTTGTCGGATCTGGCGCGGCTGCTCAACGACGACGGGCTCCTCATCGTGGAGGTCCCGAACATCGGCGGATGGGTGAGCGCCCTCTCGGTGGAGCGCTACTCCTCGCTCATGCTTCCCTTCCACCTCTGGCATTTCACCCGCGCCAGCCTCTTGCGGATCGGCATCGCGGCAGGGTTGCGGCCAGTTCGCTCGAAGACCCCCTTCGGTCTCCTGACCGCTGAACTCAGTGTCCCTCGTCTGTCGCAATGGACTCGACACCGGGGGCTCCGGGAGATCGTTCAGCGTTTCGGTTTTCTTGCCGC is part of the Terriglobia bacterium genome and harbors:
- a CDS encoding 1-acyl-sn-glycerol-3-phosphate acyltransferase translates to MLRGIWTFVVFVAATVVFGGTAAAWSLVRPGSDIVMRLGRVWSRACLAAAGASPVYHGLENASRSLPCVFISNHQSLVDIWSLIPALPLSARFVAKRSLFLIPFLGWALTASGFIPIDRRNRARAVRSLATAAAKVRGGRPVLLFAEGTRSRDGRLGPFKRGAFHLALDAGVPVVPVAVSGSGRVLRPGGMFRIRPGTVRVSFAPPLDAASYRPDGLDRLSADVRARIVERLRPDEVDPGEATLHPEAL
- a CDS encoding HD domain-containing protein gives rise to the protein MTPEKLAARLRRRMATDPLLREVREAARASGVPAWLVGGAVRDAALGCPSEDLDVAAGRGAGRLVRDLGSLWGHRGFRFRKRGVTTWRFEVRGRKVDVVDASGRGIERDLRRRDFTVNAIALDLVGGRTLDPLGGLRDLEAGRLRLPRPGVVREDPVRALRACRFLAEFPAFRLDPAARREAKAAERGLRRASAERVRDETDKMLVAPRPDLGLETVERLGLLGAVLPETIPLRRCVAGEGRPDVWRHTLDALARSADPGRLPGAATARDPDAARLLRWTLLVHDLAKPETLDRRADGRPTFHGHEIAGARLADAMLRRLRMPASFRRRVSRLVRFHLRPHHLADAGAPERGLRRLVRDAGDDLPVLVLHAACDALASGSPDARARWRRLRPVLVQLLALHERSKTTPLPTLVTGTDVMSVLGIPQGPEVGRMLCEIRELLEDGVVTSREEAMEWLREAR
- a CDS encoding class I SAM-dependent methyltransferase — translated: MSDEQKFSDTRRDGPIHHLCESCGTTRFRPWVGFQDEALEYEGRVCRCRRCGLGCLVPRPSVEQLDRAYASGYYAYHEPPVGGNAALLERLRRIVDAPPASPFAADLKLHFAEWATGRTIPLKYWVPLRMDPRKRILDYGCGTGYYLSLLSRIGRTDLHGYDVTPNPDARRALPDVDFRYSANLRDAEFEPGSFDLISVIQTLEHVPDPRRCLSDLARLLNDDGLLIVEVPNIGGWVSALSVERYSSLMLPFHLWHFTRASLLRIGIAAGLRPVRSKTPFGLLTAELSVPRLSQWTRHRGLREIVQRFGFLAAEIGAGTEVSVAFAAR